The DNA segment AGCTGGCTGACGGCACGACTCTGCTCAGCGTCGGCGACCTCACCGGGCACGGTGTGGCCGCCGCTTCGGGCATGGCCATGGTGCTGGGCGCCGTACGCGGCTTGGCGATGGCCGGTACCTCACCCGGCCATCTGCTGGCCATGCTCAGCCAGTTGCTCGACGCGACCGTGCAACCCGCCCTCGGCAGCGCCCTCTGCTGCCAGTACAGCCCCGAGACCCGCACCCTGGTCTGGGCGCGGGCGGGACACCCCGCCCCGCTGCTGTACCGCGACGGGACGGGGCGCGCGCTGCACGCACCGGACGGCGCCCTGCTCGGCTCCACCTCGGGAGCCGCCTACGGGCAGGCCGAAGTGACCCTGGAGCCGGGCGACCTGCTCCTGTTGCACACCGACGGCCTCCTGTGCGGCCGCCCCGGGACGTCAGCCGTGGACCGCCTGCTCGGCCTCGCCCCACGCTTCGCGGAGGCGCGCACGGCGCAGGACGCCGTACGGACGGTCGTCGAGGAGTTCGGCGGAGCCGAACGCGCGGACGACGCCTGTCTGCTCGTCGCCAAGGTCACCGGCTGAGCGGACAGCACCGAGGTCACCGGTTCGATGGACGGCGCCGAGGTCAGCCTGAGGTCGACCGGCGAGCGGACACCCCAGCGTGTGAACCGGCCTTCCGGCCGACAGAGGCGAGCCGGGTGGACGGAAACGGCGTCGGCGGATCGCCGCCCTACGCCGGTGCGCTGCCGTCCCCCTTGCTCCTGGGCTTGGGCAACGCGAGCCTGATCTCCTCCCGCAGCTCATGGATCTTCGGGTAGCCGGCGTACTCCGCGGTGAGCCGGTACATCTGCCGCAACCGGTCCCAGGTACGGCGGGACGAGTTGGACCCCATCGACATCAGGGCCAGCCGGGCGTAGCGGTCGGCCTGTTCGGGATCGTCGGCGATGAAACAGGCCGAGGCCATGGACAGATGGTCGAAGATCTTCGACCGCTCGCGCCCGTCGACACGCAGGGCCAGTGCCTTCTCCGCGTAGTGCTGGGCGTGCACGGCCGCCGCCGGGTCGAACTCCGCGAGCGTGCGGTAGGCAAGGGCGTGCATGCCGTACAGATCCTCGTCCTTGAAGGTCTGCATCCAGTCCGGCGCCTGCGTGCTCGCACGATCGGAGACGAAGAGGTCCTCCGCCTGCCCGAGCGTGCGGCGCATCGCCTGCCCCTTGCCCATGGATGCCTGTGCCCAGGCCTCGATGGTGTGGAACATCGCCTTCGTACGCGGCTGCAGACGCTCCCCCGAACCGGACTGGGCGAGCTTCATGAGGTCCAGCGCGTCGTCGGGCCGGCCGATGTGCACCATCTGCCGGGCCGCCCGGGACAGGGCCTCGCCGGCGCGCGGCCGGTCTCCGCCCTCGCGGGCGGCATGGGCGGCGATGATGAAGTACTTCTGAGCCGTGGGCTCCAGGCCGACGTCGTGCGACATCCAGCCCGCGAGGACGGCGAGGTTGGCCGCGACGCCCCACAGGCGCCGCTGGAGGTGGGATGGGTGGTGGTAGGCGAGCATGCCGCCCACCTCGTTGAGCTGGCCCACGACCGCCTTGCGCTGGAGACCGCCGCCACGAGCGGCGTCCCAGGCGCGGAACACCTCGACCGAGCGCTCCAGTTCCTCGATCTCCTGCGACCCGATGGGTGCGGCCTCATAGCGGTCGAACCCGGCGGAGTCGGCGTGCAGGGGGTCGTCGAGAACGGGGGCGTCGGCCCTCAGGGTGGGGTCGGTGTGCAGCCAGTCGTGCATGGCGCTGCTGAGTGTGGATCCCGCGGCGAGCGCGGCGCCCGCGCCCACCAAGCCGCGTCGGTTGAGCATGAGGTCCATTCCCGTGAATTCGGTGAGGACCGCGGCGGTTCGTTCGGGCGCCCACGGCACGCCGTCGGGATGTTCCGTATTCCCGTCGCCCTGCCGTTTCCCCGCACGCCCGTGCCGTACCAGACCGAGGTCCTCAATGGTCACGACACGGCCGAGACGCTCGGTGAACAGAGCCGCCAGCACCCGCGGTACCGGATCGCGCGGGATCTCTCCCGTGTCGATCCACCGCCGCACCCGCGAGGTGTCGGTCGACAGCTGGGGGTGGCCCATGGCCGCCGCCTGCTTGTTGACGAGCCTCGCGAGTTCACCCTTCGACCAGCCGGCCATGCCGAACAGGTCCGCAAGGCGGGTGTTGGGTTGTCCGCTCACGTCAAGCCCCCAGGTTCTCGGCTGAGTTGACAGTAGCCCCGTGCGGGTTGCCGGGCGACTATTCGCCATGGTTCGCCAGGGTGCGCCAGATGGTGTGCCAGTGGACGTCGGGTGTCAGGTAGGAAAGCGCCACCCCGACCCGGTCGCCCTCGGTAGACCGGATGCATTCCCCAGGGTGCACCCGGGCGACCGGGGCGGGTGGGCGCACGTACCAAGAGCACTCCGAAGAGCACCGCACCACGCGGCGCGACGCAGCACGCGGAGCGACTCAGAGCGATGCGGAGCGACTCAGTACGCAAGACAACGCAACGCAGCACGCAGCACGCAGCACGCAGCACGCAGCACGCAGCACGCAGCACGACAGAACATGGACTTACAGGCAGGCACCGCAGGCACACGAAGGGATCTGTATCTCCCATGTACGCAGCATCATCCTCCGTGTCCGCTCCGCCCCGACCGCTGCGTCCCCGCCCCGCGGGCGGCGCGCCGTACCTCGATCCGGCGGCGCGGCCGGGAGTCCCCGTGCTGGGCGCGGGCCGTCCGCGGCGCGTTCCGGCCCAGGGCGGCACCCAACCGCTCAGCGGGAGAATCGACTTGTCCGGTCCGCAGGGGGCGCAGCTGCGCGCCGCGCTCGCCTCGGTGCACCGGATCTGCCCGGAGTTCGCTCCGGTCCAGGTGCTGCGCCGCAGCGGGCGGTCCGTCCTCCTGGTCGGGACGACGGGACGCACCACGGCCGTGGCGAAGTGTCTCCTGGACCAGTCCCCCGCGTGGGCGGACCGGACCCGCCACGAAATAGCCGCATACCGCTCGTTCGTCCGGCACCGCCCGCCGGTGCGGGTGCCGAGGCTGATCGCGGCGGACCCGGACAACTGCACCCTGGTGATCGAGCGCATGCCCGGCCGGGTGGCGGCGCTCCAGCGGCACCCGATGGAGGCGCCGCCTCGCCCGGACATCCGGGCCGCGCTCGGCGCGATCTGCCGGCTGAACGCCTGGCGCCCCCCGGCGGGCACGTTCGACGCCCCGCTGGACTACGCCGCCCGCATCTCCCGTTATCACGAGCTGGGACTGCTGACCGACCGTGATCTGGGCGACCTGCAGAAGCTGCTGCACGGCATCGCGCACGCGGCCGGCCGACAGGGCATGGGCCAGTTCTGCCACGGCGACGCGCTGCTGTCGAACATCCTGCTCTCACCGGCCGGTCCGGTACTCGTCGACTGGGAACACGCGGGCTGGTACCTGCCGGGATACGACCTGGCGACCCTGTGGCTGGTCCTCGGCGACGCGCCGATGGCCCGGCGTCAGATCAGCCAGATCGCCCAGACGGCCGGCCCCGCCTCGCGGGACGCCTTCCTGGTCAACCTGATGCTGGTCCTGACCCGGGAGATCCGTACCTACGAGACGGCCGTCCAGCGTTCGATGCACGACACGGCCCCGGCGGCACCGGGCACGGCCCACCCGGGTGCTGCGCCGTCCGGCGAGGAACAGCGGCTGCTGCTTCGGCGGCTGCACGACGACTGCCAGCTGGCCCGGCGGGCCGTGCGCGCGGCGGTCGGCACTCGCTGACGGGGACGACGGCTCCGCGGTGCGCCGAGAGCGGCGGCGCACCGCGGACCTTCGTGTTTCCCGCTCCCCCGCGTGCGACTCCCGCACATGTGGCTCCCGCACGTGTGGCTTGCGCACGTGTGGCTCCCGCGCGGGTTTCGCCGCCGTCACGACGAGCGGCCACTGGTGTACTCCACTGACGCCGTGCAGGCCCGGGCGCTGCTGCGACGAAACTCGCCGACCCCCTTCGTGACATGGGAAATCGCCTGCCCGAAGGCATCATTGACGGATCGTCGGCAAGCCGGTACCACTGAGCCAGTTCGGCCCCGCCCGCCCCGCCACGCCCGTCCGTCACTGGAGGCCGCATTGCGAGGATCCGCCACCGACCCCACGTCCACTCCCGGCCACAGACATCGGAGGCGGACCGCCGGCACGCTCGCCTCCGCCGCTCTGCTGCTGCCCCTGCTCGGGGCCGCCCCGGCGCACAGCACGACCGACGCCCAGACCGGTTCTCCGGCCGGCGCTCCGGCCGGCGACCTGCAGCACGCCTTCGCCTCCGCCGCCGCCGAGTACCACGTGCCGCAGAGCGTCCTGCTGGCCGTCTCCTATCTTCAGTCCCGCTGGGACTGGCACGCCGGGGCGCCCAGCGTGACCGGTGGCTACGGCCCGATGCACCTCACCGACGCCCGTACCGCGCTCGCCACCACCGAGCACTTCGCCGAGGGGACCGAGGACGCCCGCGGCGACAGCGCCCGCGCGGCCCTGCACCCCGACATCAAGGTGCCGGCGGAGTCCGCGCTCCCGGCCCGCCTGAAGACGCTGCCCGAGGCGGCCGGGCTGACCGGTCTGCCGGCGGAGCGGCTGCGCACGGACCCGGCGGCCAACATCGCCGGCGGCGCCGCCCTGCTCGCCGCCTCCCAGAAGGAGCTCGGCGGGCCGATGACCGCCGACCCGGCCGACTGGTACGGCGCGGTGGCCCGCTTCTCCGGCGCCGACGACACGGCGACGGCGGGGGCGTACGCGAACGACGTGTACGACGTGCTGCGCACCGGCGAGAAGCGGACCACGGACGCCGGCCAGTCGGTGACGCTCGCCGCGCAGCCGGGCCTGAGCGCCGACACCGCGCAGCTGCGGCGGACCGGCCTGCGGACGGCCAAGGCGGACGACGGGCTCGAGTGCCCGCGCTCGGTGTCCTGCGTGTCGGTTCCGGCGCCGTACGCGGAGTTCGGGGGCAACGACTACGGCAACCACGAT comes from the Streptomyces sp. NBC_00820 genome and includes:
- a CDS encoding aminoglycoside phosphotransferase family protein; this encodes MYAASSSVSAPPRPLRPRPAGGAPYLDPAARPGVPVLGAGRPRRVPAQGGTQPLSGRIDLSGPQGAQLRAALASVHRICPEFAPVQVLRRSGRSVLLVGTTGRTTAVAKCLLDQSPAWADRTRHEIAAYRSFVRHRPPVRVPRLIAADPDNCTLVIERMPGRVAALQRHPMEAPPRPDIRAALGAICRLNAWRPPAGTFDAPLDYAARISRYHELGLLTDRDLGDLQKLLHGIAHAAGRQGMGQFCHGDALLSNILLSPAGPVLVDWEHAGWYLPGYDLATLWLVLGDAPMARRQISQIAQTAGPASRDAFLVNLMLVLTREIRTYETAVQRSMHDTAPAAPGTAHPGAAPSGEEQRLLLRRLHDDCQLARRAVRAAVGTR
- a CDS encoding DNA-binding protein NsdB — translated: MSGQPNTRLADLFGMAGWSKGELARLVNKQAAAMGHPQLSTDTSRVRRWIDTGEIPRDPVPRVLAALFTERLGRVVTIEDLGLVRHGRAGKRQGDGNTEHPDGVPWAPERTAAVLTEFTGMDLMLNRRGLVGAGAALAAGSTLSSAMHDWLHTDPTLRADAPVLDDPLHADSAGFDRYEAAPIGSQEIEELERSVEVFRAWDAARGGGLQRKAVVGQLNEVGGMLAYHHPSHLQRRLWGVAANLAVLAGWMSHDVGLEPTAQKYFIIAAHAAREGGDRPRAGEALSRAARQMVHIGRPDDALDLMKLAQSGSGERLQPRTKAMFHTIEAWAQASMGKGQAMRRTLGQAEDLFVSDRASTQAPDWMQTFKDEDLYGMHALAYRTLAEFDPAAAVHAQHYAEKALALRVDGRERSKIFDHLSMASACFIADDPEQADRYARLALMSMGSNSSRRTWDRLRQMYRLTAEYAGYPKIHELREEIRLALPKPRSKGDGSAPA